One window of the Luteitalea sp. genome contains the following:
- a CDS encoding S8 family serine peptidase: MDDYIVLHAGRGLHTADPFEAGAAAGRARTLDGEPATPHVEVAELSANDVRDLSRDPEVAAIARPIPLTLIKPMDNGIGTAATDAWGIAAVNADTSPFDGTGVSVAVLDTGIDAQHPAFQGVALVQKDFTGEGDGDGQGHGTHCAGTILGRDVDGTRIGVARGVTRVLIGKVLDASGAGSSEALFDAMTWATENGAHVVSMSLGFDFPGMVERLSQQMPVKLATSRALEAYRANLRMFDALMDMIRQGAAFRRDAIVVAASGNESQLNGNPPIAIAVSVPAAADGVVAVGAAGESPEGLVIADFSNTFPQVCAPGVNVLSAKAGGGLRALNGTSMATPHVAGVAALWRQSLEGTGVPVSAQNVIARLIASTTRSGFAPGTADAHRGNGLVQAPQA; encoded by the coding sequence ATGGACGACTACATCGTTCTGCACGCCGGGCGTGGACTCCACACGGCGGACCCATTCGAGGCAGGCGCGGCAGCCGGCAGGGCGCGGACACTGGACGGCGAACCCGCAACGCCGCATGTGGAGGTTGCGGAGTTGAGCGCCAACGACGTCCGCGACCTCTCTCGTGATCCCGAGGTAGCCGCTATTGCGCGGCCCATTCCGCTGACGCTCATCAAGCCAATGGACAACGGGATCGGCACAGCCGCGACGGACGCGTGGGGTATAGCCGCGGTCAATGCAGACACGTCTCCGTTCGACGGCACAGGAGTGAGCGTTGCAGTGCTCGACACGGGAATCGACGCACAGCATCCAGCCTTCCAAGGTGTTGCGCTGGTTCAAAAGGACTTCACGGGGGAAGGCGACGGCGATGGCCAGGGGCACGGAACGCACTGTGCGGGAACGATACTCGGGCGTGATGTCGACGGCACGCGTATCGGTGTGGCTCGCGGCGTCACTCGCGTGTTGATTGGAAAAGTGCTCGACGCCAGCGGCGCCGGTAGCTCCGAAGCGCTCTTCGACGCCATGACGTGGGCGACGGAGAATGGCGCCCATGTCGTCTCTATGTCGCTTGGATTCGATTTTCCCGGCATGGTGGAGCGCTTGTCGCAACAGATGCCGGTCAAGCTGGCGACATCGCGCGCACTCGAAGCCTACAGAGCCAACCTGCGCATGTTCGATGCGCTGATGGACATGATCAGGCAAGGTGCCGCCTTTCGACGTGATGCGATCGTGGTGGCGGCATCCGGGAACGAGAGCCAGCTCAATGGCAATCCACCCATCGCCATCGCCGTGTCGGTGCCCGCCGCCGCTGACGGCGTGGTCGCCGTCGGCGCGGCCGGCGAATCGCCCGAGGGCTTGGTGATCGCGGATTTTTCCAATACATTCCCGCAGGTGTGCGCTCCCGGCGTGAACGTCCTGTCAGCAAAGGCTGGCGGCGGTCTTCGGGCCCTGAACGGCACGAGCATGGCCACGCCGCACGTGGCTGGCGTCGCCGCGCTCTGGCGTCAGTCGCTCGAAGGTACTGGAGTGCCAGTTAGCG
- a CDS encoding antibiotic biosynthesis monooxygenase yields MIVRLWRGRARRERADAYQAYVVTAVFPKLVAIDGYVGGRVLRRDTGTDVEFLVVTEWASWDAIRAFAGGRPEVAVIEPDARAMLTDVDEHVRHFAVAHESRRA; encoded by the coding sequence ATGATCGTTCGACTCTGGCGTGGGCGCGCACGGCGTGAGCGTGCGGATGCGTATCAGGCATACGTCGTGACGGCGGTGTTTCCCAAGCTTGTCGCAATTGATGGGTACGTCGGCGGGCGCGTCCTTCGCCGCGATACGGGGACGGACGTCGAGTTTCTCGTCGTGACGGAGTGGGCATCATGGGACGCGATCAGGGCCTTCGCGGGCGGACGACCGGAAGTCGCCGTCATCGAGCCAGACGCGAGGGCCATGCTCACCGACGTGGATGAGCATGTGCGGCACTTCGCCGTGGCGCACGAATCCCGCCGCGCGTGA
- a CDS encoding BlaI/MecI/CopY family transcriptional regulator, whose protein sequence is MRVSYSLTELQLALMRVLWARNEATVVEVQGALEAERPLAQSTVATLLSRLEKKGLLSHRVEGRQYVYRPTVSEADVKRSMVGQFAELAEGLFQGDVAALVSHLLTAQDVEAGDLARVKALIEARERELGGRRS, encoded by the coding sequence ATGCGTGTGAGCTATTCGCTGACGGAGCTGCAACTCGCGCTGATGCGAGTGTTGTGGGCGCGGAACGAGGCGACGGTGGTGGAGGTGCAGGGGGCGCTCGAGGCGGAGCGGCCGCTGGCGCAGTCGACGGTCGCAACGCTTCTCTCCCGGCTCGAGAAGAAGGGGCTTTTGTCTCACCGCGTGGAGGGACGGCAATACGTTTACCGGCCGACGGTGTCTGAGGCGGACGTGAAGCGTTCGATGGTGGGTCAGTTCGCGGAGCTGGCGGAGGGATTGTTCCAAGGGGACGTGGCGGCGCTGGTGAGCCACCTGCTCACGGCGCAGGATGTCGAGGCGGGCGACCTCGCGCGCGTCAAGGCGCTGATCGAGGCCCGCGAGCGTGAGCTGGGCGGGAGGCGCTCATGA